The following proteins are co-located in the Dyadobacter chenwenxiniae genome:
- a CDS encoding SdiA-regulated domain-containing protein produces the protein MATFLQQIGLLAMLSFSLGGCDSTKKEQVVYKDYDLEKPDKFNMPESLFEISGIALNQGNPDTIYAVQDEDGRLYRLGWDHPKQFNAKFSKKGDYEDVTILKNNVFILKSNGLIYNFPLSEAVFQEVEQIREYKKILPKGEYEGMFGDEVTGKIYILCKNCEQDKSKNSVTGYVLEPDKDSTQVSGTFSINVDEIKAITGKVERGFRPSGLAKNPLTNDWYIISAVNKLMIVTDSQWKVKEAYKLNGNMFIQPEGIVFDKQGNLYISNEGDDLFSGNILKFKKISR, from the coding sequence ATGGCTACATTTTTACAACAGATTGGCTTGCTCGCCATGCTTAGCTTTTCGCTCGGCGGATGCGATTCTACCAAAAAAGAGCAAGTGGTTTATAAAGATTACGATCTGGAAAAGCCGGACAAATTCAATATGCCCGAAAGTCTTTTCGAGATTTCAGGCATCGCGCTGAACCAGGGCAACCCCGACACGATCTACGCGGTTCAGGATGAAGATGGCCGTCTTTATCGCCTGGGTTGGGACCATCCTAAGCAGTTTAATGCTAAATTTTCCAAAAAGGGCGACTATGAGGATGTAACCATTCTGAAAAACAATGTTTTTATCCTCAAAAGCAATGGTCTGATCTATAACTTTCCATTGTCCGAAGCGGTTTTTCAAGAAGTTGAGCAGATCAGGGAATACAAGAAAATTTTGCCAAAAGGAGAATACGAAGGTATGTTCGGCGATGAAGTTACGGGTAAGATCTACATACTTTGTAAAAATTGCGAGCAGGATAAATCCAAGAATAGCGTAACCGGCTACGTTTTGGAGCCGGATAAGGATTCTACCCAGGTTTCCGGTACATTTTCTATTAATGTGGATGAGATTAAAGCCATTACAGGCAAAGTTGAAAGAGGTTTCAGGCCTTCGGGGCTAGCCAAAAATCCGCTGACAAACGATTGGTATATAATTTCTGCTGTAAATAAGCTTATGATCGTCACCGACAGTCAATGGAAGGTAAAAGAGGCTTACAAGCTCAATGGGAACATGTTTATCCAGCCGGAGGGCATTGTTTTCGACAAGCAGGGGAATCTTTACATTTCCAATGAGGGCGATGACCTCTTTTCGGGCAATATTTTGAAATTTAAAAAGATCAGCCGATGA
- a CDS encoding metallophosphoesterase, translated as MRSALRILTFAGLLIGAFSCASYKTQFSREGATWERDAPASDLVLKHTMYLIGDAGNDSPESRAPVLKYLKIKLETEPASSSALFLGDNIYEYGMPPAEDSADRKTAEFRIISQLETLDKFKGTPIFVPGNHDWRGWGVKGLKRQEKFVDKYINEKRGIKDKDDYEHYFLPLDGCSGPEVIELNDNVVVIVVDSQWWLTDWDKDSKINDGCEIKNREQFRFVFENVVRKYRNKNVVFAMHHPPYTYGPHGGRSTIKQHIFPLTELNPDLWIPLPGLGTIGALFRATIGSRQDVANKHYKDLRTAVMAGAKKNGKFIFASGHEHALQFIETDGQEFIVSGSGSKNSPVSLGKGSQFASSRLGYSTISFYEGGETWTNFWEVSQDGKNAKLVFRKKIKDKQAIELPDPAVAFTEYNQHNDSTSRFVTSNEVKPVGGFHKFLLGQHNRDLYVHKYPFPVLDLAQYKGGLTPVKQGGGNQTNSLRLRDSEGKEYALRGLTKDVSRFLPFPFNQMIAAKYLVEDNFLSTNPFAPLCMPILADAVKVYHTNPKLYYVPAQPGLATYNALFGGTMNLLEERPDGKRWKQAAFFGNPDKIVSTPELVESMLENGKNKVDESWAVRTRLFDFVVGDWDRHDDQWAWSSVKQKDGTTLYRPIPRDRDQAFSMYDGMLTGVARLTLPFLRQLQSFSPEIQSMKWTTWSARLFDRTFLTQLTWEQWEEQAKFIQQNLTDDVINNAFAAWPDEARKISSPALIRNMKIRRDNLLTIARTHYEFVSENVNVIGTEEEERVVVERLDDERTKISVYEKGKDGRIKHLNYERIFDSDITKAIHVYGNGDDDEFIVKGDVGKGIKVRLIGGLGTDVFADSTHAGAGKKKTFIYDDLRKNTVVTGPDTKDKRTNLYRYNVYDRRSADSNYDIAIPAPILGVNPDDGLLLGANATWMRYGFKKEPYASSHAFGASYAFATHGFKVNYTGDFINAFRKFDFYLDTYYHGPTYSFNYAGLGNDTERPVDDPDYYRVRQSFFHIYPALKKRFAGTAGFITLGPFFELSDVQPTSGRFITSAENGLSDDVFHTKMFAGSKLLFDFNSVDNIFSPHTGIRFNAGFKWTTNLDNRNNFGSFNARFAYYTSLDSRENIILATQVGTGLIFGDSYEFFQMPTLGGKQGLRGYRTERFYGNSSFWHDTDLRIRLGSSYNPTLPLTYGVFGSFDHGRVWLEDDESKAWHYSYGGGVWFAPVDILTLAVGAFIPKEKKEEKPRIAFQIGFWF; from the coding sequence ATGAGGAGTGCATTGCGGATTCTGACCTTCGCAGGTTTGCTAATCGGCGCGTTTTCGTGCGCGAGCTACAAAACACAATTTTCCCGGGAAGGCGCAACCTGGGAGCGGGATGCACCTGCATCTGATCTCGTTTTGAAGCACACCATGTATCTGATCGGCGATGCCGGAAACGATTCGCCGGAAAGCCGGGCACCGGTTTTGAAATATCTCAAAATAAAGCTGGAAACAGAGCCTGCCAGCAGTTCTGCATTATTTTTGGGCGACAATATCTATGAATACGGCATGCCGCCCGCGGAAGATTCCGCAGACCGTAAAACGGCCGAATTCAGAATCATTTCCCAGCTCGAAACGCTGGATAAGTTTAAAGGGACACCGATTTTTGTTCCTGGAAATCACGATTGGCGTGGCTGGGGCGTAAAAGGTCTAAAACGCCAGGAAAAGTTTGTGGATAAATATATCAATGAAAAGCGCGGCATCAAGGACAAAGACGATTACGAGCATTATTTCCTGCCGCTCGACGGCTGCTCCGGTCCGGAAGTGATAGAACTAAATGATAATGTGGTCGTTATCGTTGTGGATTCGCAGTGGTGGCTCACGGATTGGGATAAGGATTCCAAGATCAATGACGGTTGCGAGATCAAAAACCGGGAGCAGTTCCGATTTGTGTTTGAAAATGTGGTCAGAAAATACCGCAATAAAAATGTGGTCTTTGCCATGCATCACCCACCTTACACATACGGACCGCACGGGGGACGATCCACCATTAAGCAGCACATTTTCCCGCTTACCGAGCTCAATCCCGATCTCTGGATTCCTCTGCCTGGGTTAGGGACGATCGGCGCACTGTTTCGCGCTACAATTGGGTCCAGACAAGACGTTGCTAACAAGCATTACAAAGATTTGCGTACAGCTGTAATGGCGGGTGCGAAGAAGAATGGCAAATTCATCTTCGCGAGCGGGCACGAACATGCATTGCAGTTTATTGAAACCGATGGTCAGGAGTTTATTGTCAGTGGTAGCGGGAGCAAAAATAGCCCCGTAAGCCTTGGTAAGGGCTCCCAATTTGCCTCATCCAGGCTGGGTTATTCCACAATCAGCTTTTATGAAGGCGGGGAAACATGGACCAATTTCTGGGAAGTGAGCCAAGACGGAAAAAATGCGAAACTGGTTTTCAGAAAAAAAATCAAGGACAAACAGGCCATTGAATTACCCGACCCGGCCGTCGCGTTTACAGAATATAACCAGCATAATGATTCCACTAGCCGGTTTGTGACCAGTAATGAAGTAAAACCCGTCGGTGGATTTCACAAATTTCTGCTGGGGCAGCATAACCGCGATTTGTATGTGCATAAATACCCGTTTCCGGTTCTGGACCTTGCGCAATATAAGGGCGGCTTGACACCTGTGAAGCAAGGCGGTGGAAATCAAACCAACTCTTTGCGCCTGCGCGATAGCGAGGGGAAAGAATACGCCTTACGCGGCTTGACGAAAGATGTGAGCCGTTTCTTGCCATTTCCTTTTAACCAAATGATTGCTGCGAAATATTTGGTGGAGGACAACTTCCTGTCAACCAATCCATTTGCGCCGCTTTGCATGCCCATACTAGCGGATGCGGTGAAGGTTTACCATACAAACCCAAAACTATATTATGTTCCTGCGCAGCCCGGTTTGGCCACATATAATGCGCTTTTCGGTGGCACGATGAATTTGCTGGAAGAGCGGCCTGACGGGAAAAGATGGAAACAGGCAGCGTTTTTCGGAAATCCGGATAAGATCGTCAGCACGCCCGAACTGGTGGAAAGTATGCTTGAAAATGGTAAAAACAAAGTGGATGAATCGTGGGCGGTCCGGACAAGGCTTTTCGACTTTGTGGTGGGCGACTGGGACCGGCATGATGACCAATGGGCATGGTCCTCGGTAAAGCAAAAGGACGGCACAACGTTGTACAGACCTATCCCGAGAGACCGAGACCAGGCGTTTTCCATGTATGATGGGATGCTTACAGGTGTTGCCAGGCTAACATTGCCATTCCTTCGTCAGCTGCAAAGTTTTAGTCCCGAGATCCAGAGCATGAAATGGACTACATGGAGTGCCCGGCTTTTTGACAGGACATTCCTTACGCAGCTTACCTGGGAACAGTGGGAGGAGCAGGCAAAATTTATCCAGCAAAACCTTACCGACGACGTCATTAATAACGCTTTTGCCGCCTGGCCTGACGAAGCCAGGAAAATATCCTCACCCGCATTGATCCGGAATATGAAAATCCGGCGCGATAACCTCCTCACAATCGCCAGAACGCATTATGAGTTTGTGAGTGAAAATGTGAATGTAATCGGAACAGAGGAAGAGGAGCGCGTTGTAGTGGAAAGGCTGGACGATGAGCGCACAAAGATTTCGGTATATGAAAAAGGGAAGGATGGCCGTATCAAGCATTTGAACTATGAACGGATTTTTGATTCGGATATCACCAAAGCGATCCATGTGTATGGCAATGGGGATGACGATGAATTTATTGTAAAAGGAGATGTCGGAAAAGGCATTAAGGTGCGGCTGATAGGCGGGCTGGGGACAGATGTTTTTGCAGACAGTACGCATGCAGGTGCGGGAAAAAAGAAAACCTTCATATACGACGATCTAAGGAAGAACACGGTCGTTACGGGCCCGGATACGAAGGACAAGCGGACGAATCTCTACCGCTATAATGTTTATGATCGCAGAAGCGCCGACAGCAATTACGACATTGCCATTCCCGCACCGATCCTGGGCGTAAACCCCGACGATGGTTTGCTGCTGGGTGCGAATGCGACATGGATGCGATATGGATTTAAAAAGGAGCCCTATGCCTCATCACATGCTTTCGGGGCAAGCTATGCCTTTGCAACACACGGATTTAAAGTCAATTACACGGGGGATTTTATCAATGCATTCCGGAAATTTGACTTTTATCTGGACACCTATTATCACGGCCCTACCTACTCCTTTAATTATGCGGGACTAGGGAATGATACGGAAAGGCCGGTTGACGACCCTGATTATTACCGTGTGAGGCAAAGCTTTTTTCACATCTACCCTGCATTAAAAAAGCGTTTTGCGGGAACAGCCGGTTTTATTACGCTAGGTCCCTTTTTCGAATTGTCGGATGTCCAGCCTACAAGCGGGCGTTTCATTACCAGTGCCGAGAACGGACTCTCTGACGATGTTTTTCATACGAAAATGTTTGCCGGGAGTAAATTGCTGTTTGATTTCAACAGTGTAGACAACATTTTCTCGCCTCACACCGGAATTCGTTTTAATGCCGGCTTTAAGTGGACAACCAACTTGGACAATCGGAATAATTTCGGATCATTCAACGCCAGATTTGCCTACTATACCAGCCTGGACTCGAGGGAAAACATTATCCTGGCTACGCAGGTTGGCACAGGATTGATTTTTGGTGACAGTTATGAATTTTTCCAAATGCCTACCTTGGGCGGCAAGCAGGGACTGCGCGGATATCGCACTGAGCGGTTTTACGGAAATAGCAGTTTTTGGCATGATACCGATCTGAGGATCAGATTGGGGAGCAGTTACAACCCGACATTACCGCTTACCTACGGCGTATTCGGGAGCTTCGACCACGGCCGTGTGTGGCTGGAAGATGATGAATCCAAAGCGTGGCATTACAGTTACGGAGGCGGCGTCTGGTTTGCTCCGGTTGACATCCTTACATTAGCGGTAGGAGCATTTATTCCCAAAGAGAAGAAAGAAGAAAAGCCCCGTATCGCATTTCAGATCGGTTTTTGGTTCTAA
- a CDS encoding DUF4142 domain-containing protein, with the protein MKHIREYFFAAAMMFAGIACNDDTASTDVPAEMDKQFILSASDAGLFEVNAGQVASSKGTTSVIKGFGKQLLDKHTEINQELMKLANNANVDLATTLPDARQQQLDTLSGLTGMAFDTTYIKMMVSTHEEIVNLYEIQAATGGNPDLKTFASDKLSGLRAHLETAKSIRDSIQ; encoded by the coding sequence ATGAAGCATATTAGAGAATATTTTTTTGCCGCGGCCATGATGTTTGCCGGCATTGCATGCAATGATGACACAGCAAGCACAGACGTTCCGGCAGAAATGGATAAACAATTCATACTTTCCGCTTCGGATGCGGGCTTGTTCGAAGTGAATGCAGGCCAGGTTGCGTCATCCAAAGGAACCACAAGTGTTATCAAAGGATTTGGCAAACAATTACTCGATAAGCATACGGAGATCAATCAGGAATTAATGAAGCTTGCTAATAATGCTAATGTCGACCTCGCTACCACCCTGCCTGATGCAAGGCAGCAACAACTGGATACATTGTCCGGACTTACGGGAATGGCGTTTGACACAACTTATATTAAAATGATGGTCAGCACACATGAAGAAATTGTAAATTTATATGAAATCCAGGCAGCGACCGGTGGCAATCCCGACCTGAAAACGTTTGCTTCGGACAAGTTGTCCGGACTGCGGGCGCATCTGGAAACAGCGAAGTCCATAAGGGATTCGATTCAATAA
- a CDS encoding PAS domain S-box protein, which yields MTNYTQGKSEKDSSISSEVMYRDLFLLNPQPMWVYDVETFEILNVNEAAVRHYGYSRDEFLRLTIKDLRPAAEIATMVSAVEIVRMHDKLYSSGGYKHQKKNGEIVDVNIQSNIIYIDGRKAELVLSTDITEKCKTDEKFKAIFEHTQDAIMICDDDGNCLDYNTAVVDMFGYSRKELDKISLFKLLKVRAGDLHAIWTRFLKGKVRNGKMHLIHKDGSVIIGSFNVKPNILPGMHLCVVTDITEKVLKSKALILGNERYKLILNAANEAIYDWDIERDKVEWGTGFKDIFGYDLAVYNNHIWSDNIYYEDKERVIREISAALNDPGREMLVTECRYVKFDQKVALVEHRIIFLRNVNGKAIRAVGSVRDITDYKQSLHRIQLQNEQLREIAWIQSHVVRAPLTRMMGLVELLKLGEYGDLGKEEILNLVQQSAAELDSVIKEIVNKADKVQTEDD from the coding sequence ATGACTAATTATACTCAGGGAAAAAGTGAAAAGGACAGCTCTATTTCTTCGGAAGTAATGTATCGCGACCTTTTCCTGCTAAATCCCCAGCCGATGTGGGTTTATGATGTAGAAACTTTTGAAATACTGAACGTGAATGAAGCGGCGGTAAGACATTATGGTTATAGCAGGGACGAGTTCCTTCGGCTAACTATCAAAGACCTGCGTCCCGCTGCCGAGATCGCTACTATGGTTTCTGCTGTTGAGATAGTCAGAATGCATGATAAGCTTTACTCGTCGGGGGGGTACAAGCATCAGAAGAAAAACGGGGAGATCGTTGATGTCAACATTCAGAGCAACATCATTTATATTGATGGCCGCAAGGCTGAGCTCGTTCTTTCGACGGATATTACAGAAAAATGCAAGACAGACGAGAAGTTCAAGGCGATTTTTGAACACACGCAGGATGCCATCATGATCTGCGATGATGATGGCAATTGCCTCGATTATAATACCGCAGTCGTTGATATGTTTGGCTATTCCAGGAAGGAGCTGGACAAGATCAGCCTTTTTAAGTTATTAAAGGTCAGGGCGGGGGATCTACATGCGATCTGGACACGGTTCCTCAAAGGGAAGGTCCGGAACGGCAAAATGCACTTGATTCATAAGGATGGAAGCGTGATCATTGGCAGTTTCAATGTGAAGCCCAACATTCTGCCTGGCATGCATCTTTGCGTCGTTACAGATATCACTGAAAAAGTTCTGAAATCCAAAGCCCTGATTTTGGGTAATGAGCGTTATAAGCTCATTCTAAATGCAGCCAACGAAGCCATCTACGATTGGGATATCGAGCGTGACAAGGTTGAATGGGGGACGGGGTTTAAAGATATTTTTGGATATGATCTGGCGGTTTATAATAATCATATCTGGTCGGATAATATTTATTATGAAGACAAAGAGCGGGTGATAAGAGAGATTTCAGCAGCGCTTAATGATCCAGGAAGGGAAATGCTGGTTACCGAATGCCGCTATGTAAAATTTGATCAAAAGGTGGCGTTAGTGGAGCACAGGATCATTTTTTTACGTAATGTGAATGGGAAAGCCATTCGTGCCGTTGGTTCCGTAAGGGATATCACGGATTATAAGCAGAGCTTACACCGGATTCAGCTCCAAAACGAGCAATTGAGGGAAATTGCGTGGATTCAGTCGCATGTAGTAAGGGCGCCGCTGACTCGGATGATGGGGTTGGTTGAACTTCTCAAATTGGGGGAATATGGGGATTTGGGGAAGGAAGAAATACTCAACCTTGTGCAACAGTCGGCCGCCGAACTCGACAGTGTGATAAAAGAGATAGTGAATAAAGCCGATAAAGTTCAGACCGAAGATGATTAG
- a CDS encoding response regulator, producing the protein MISDLKILLVDDDKIMLFLHEMFLKKSGIYNDTVLCYNGLDALQYLDNYLSGETHFLVLLDINMPVMNGWEFLNAIAERPYVNRVHVVMVSSATEESEKKKALNYSQVIDYQQKPLNVESCGRIVHSEMLKGFFQDFTAE; encoded by the coding sequence ATGATTAGTGATCTTAAAATCCTGTTGGTAGATGACGACAAGATCATGCTGTTCCTGCATGAAATGTTTCTGAAAAAAAGTGGTATCTATAACGATACAGTCTTGTGTTACAATGGATTGGACGCGCTGCAATATCTGGATAATTATCTGTCAGGAGAAACCCATTTCCTGGTTTTACTGGATATCAATATGCCCGTTATGAACGGTTGGGAATTTTTGAATGCAATTGCCGAAAGGCCTTATGTAAACCGTGTTCACGTAGTAATGGTAAGCTCTGCAACGGAAGAATCCGAAAAGAAAAAGGCGCTTAATTACAGCCAGGTGATCGATTACCAACAAAAACCACTCAATGTTGAAAGCTGCGGAAGGATTGTCCATAGTGAAATGTTGAAGGGCTTTTTCCAAGATTTTACCGCAGAATAA
- a CDS encoding ATP-binding protein, which translates to MKNIAYAGSFERLWLSEAEAENKLYNKLFCITFLLCNPAASIGFYLAGDPLFLTIIYTHCISGSLIAVLLLLHYKKVITGQQMSFLAQLMMIGFYAYLLAQPHRSYAQSCLNLTLGVIFTGLILRWPVRYALVSSLLSMILYPSAIYFFGEPSAFKMFFTEGGVFLLLAQFLFPFVMKVSVGKDKREFYYRYNLQEQNIELEKQKTIAENATKAKSDFLSMMSHEIRTPLNGIVGIVHIMMDEDQNQKNRNELLTTLKFSSDHLMAVVNDVLDFSKINSDHIQLDEFAFDPGLLFENLRKTFVPRAGEKKLDLIFDIDERLPSHIISDSVRLNQIITNLIHNAVKFTETGYVMFTVREVARDEKTVRLHFTVKDSGIGIPAEEQPTIFESFTQVRPQEEQENKGTGLGLAISKELLRLFKSDIHLESEPEKGSVFSFEIQFPYLEEKVAAKPAVREKIVTAIAYPQAKVLIADDNKINVTLATMLLKRKNILFEVAQNGKEAYELFLQGGFNLILMDLRMPVMDGFESTALIRKIDQRIPIIALTASALESEKDRVHASGFTGYLAKPFIPEDFYAYIFPFLGVQTAKVS; encoded by the coding sequence TTGAAAAACATAGCTTATGCCGGGTCTTTTGAAAGGCTTTGGCTGTCAGAAGCGGAGGCGGAGAATAAATTATACAATAAACTCTTCTGTATCACTTTCCTGCTCTGTAATCCTGCGGCCTCCATCGGTTTTTACCTGGCCGGTGACCCTCTTTTCTTAACGATTATTTACACGCATTGCATTTCGGGCAGTCTGATCGCAGTGCTTTTGCTTTTGCATTATAAAAAAGTGATAACTGGGCAGCAAATGAGCTTTTTGGCACAGCTCATGATGATAGGCTTCTATGCTTACCTTCTCGCACAGCCGCACAGGTCATATGCGCAGTCGTGCCTTAATCTTACACTAGGCGTTATTTTTACAGGGTTGATTTTGCGTTGGCCAGTCCGGTATGCGCTTGTTTCTTCGCTGCTGAGCATGATCCTTTATCCTTCGGCTATTTATTTTTTCGGCGAGCCGTCTGCATTTAAAATGTTTTTTACAGAAGGCGGCGTTTTCCTGTTACTCGCGCAATTTTTGTTTCCGTTTGTTATGAAGGTTAGTGTAGGAAAAGACAAGCGCGAATTTTATTACCGGTACAACCTGCAAGAGCAGAATATTGAACTCGAAAAACAAAAGACAATCGCGGAAAATGCGACAAAAGCCAAGTCTGATTTTCTCTCCATGATGAGCCATGAAATACGCACGCCGCTGAACGGGATTGTGGGCATTGTGCACATTATGATGGATGAGGATCAAAATCAAAAAAACAGGAATGAGCTTTTGACCACATTGAAATTCTCTTCGGACCATTTGATGGCCGTTGTAAACGATGTGCTGGATTTCAGCAAAATTAATTCGGATCACATCCAGCTCGACGAATTTGCTTTTGACCCCGGCCTCCTTTTTGAAAACCTGCGAAAGACATTCGTTCCGCGGGCTGGCGAGAAAAAGCTCGACCTTATTTTCGATATCGATGAACGGCTGCCATCGCACATTATTTCTGACAGCGTCCGGCTCAATCAGATCATTACAAACCTGATTCACAATGCTGTAAAGTTTACTGAAACAGGATATGTGATGTTTACTGTGCGAGAAGTGGCCCGGGACGAAAAAACTGTCCGTTTACACTTTACTGTGAAGGACTCCGGTATAGGCATTCCGGCCGAGGAGCAGCCGACTATTTTTGAAAGTTTTACACAGGTCAGGCCGCAAGAGGAGCAGGAAAATAAGGGGACAGGCTTGGGTTTAGCTATATCCAAGGAACTGCTGCGGCTTTTCAAGAGTGACATCCATCTTGAAAGTGAACCTGAAAAAGGGTCCGTTTTTTCGTTTGAAATACAATTTCCTTATCTGGAAGAAAAAGTAGCCGCAAAGCCCGCTGTCCGCGAAAAAATCGTGACTGCAATAGCTTATCCGCAAGCGAAAGTGCTCATTGCAGACGATAACAAAATTAATGTGACCCTGGCAACCATGTTGCTGAAACGCAAGAACATTCTCTTCGAGGTTGCTCAGAACGGCAAAGAAGCCTACGAACTTTTTCTGCAAGGTGGCTTTAACCTGATCCTGATGGATTTGAGGATGCCGGTCATGGATGGTTTCGAAAGCACCGCCTTGATCAGGAAGATTGATCAGCGCATCCCTATTATTGCACTGACGGCTTCCGCACTTGAAAGTGAAAAAGACCGCGTCCATGCCAGCGGCTTCACAGGTTACCTCGCGAAACCATTTATCCCAGAGGATTTTTACGCTTATATCTTCCCTTTTCTAGGCGTTCAGACGGCCAAAGTCTCCTAG
- a CDS encoding ArnT family glycosyltransferase: MSGNVGSNDAVVLYVCNFHPKAPEIPGQKFTIMRDVEPVLQRYFPWLLIIGIALNVPGLWLEIIEPDGALYATIAKRMVLHRDWINLWGHGQDWLDKPHFPFWMAAISYSFFGITSFAYKFPAFLFWLLGLYYTFLTARDLFNVSVARISVLISAVALHSTLANFDVRAEPYLTTCIIAAVWHMLGVYQKKSGLHIVAAALFSACAIMTKGIFVLLTIGGGWVLFWIFTSQWQQFINYRWWVMLFLCLLFITPELYSLYAQFDLHPEKVVFGKTGVSGLKFFFWDSQFGRFFNTGPIKGSGNVTFFMHTTLWAFLPWSVGLVGGIVYLIRFDTNRAAVRWTIYGSTLLTFILFSLSRFQLPHYILILFPYFSIITGYFLYQKSKHVQLHILAKFQQALVFIAAIAVIALLYFTGLKNEWLATGVTCLIVAIVNIIPFQNSLQRILYNGYAMAAIIYIFLFLFFYPFLLQFQSGRSAARTIWENEPTPPVAIYKSLSHSLEFYAPGEVMILPSSEKLSAFLTRTPCYIYTSPELADSLLKSGLKADVLATPAYFRITKLKSGFLNKDTRNRMLEKMSLLYVR, translated from the coding sequence ATGTCCGGAAACGTCGGTTCAAATGATGCAGTCGTTTTGTATGTTTGCAACTTTCACCCGAAAGCGCCGGAAATTCCTGGTCAAAAATTTACAATTATGCGTGATGTTGAGCCTGTACTGCAACGTTATTTTCCCTGGTTACTGATCATTGGCATTGCACTGAATGTTCCCGGTTTATGGCTTGAAATTATCGAACCCGACGGCGCACTTTACGCCACCATTGCCAAGCGCATGGTACTGCACCGCGACTGGATCAACTTATGGGGTCACGGCCAGGATTGGCTCGATAAGCCCCATTTCCCATTCTGGATGGCAGCGATCAGTTATAGTTTTTTTGGAATAACCAGCTTTGCTTACAAGTTTCCCGCATTTCTTTTCTGGCTCCTGGGGCTGTATTACACTTTTCTGACGGCCAGGGATCTGTTTAATGTTAGCGTTGCCAGGATTTCGGTGTTGATCTCAGCAGTTGCTTTGCATAGTACATTAGCGAATTTCGACGTTCGTGCGGAGCCTTATCTTACCACTTGCATCATTGCGGCTGTATGGCATATGTTGGGTGTTTACCAAAAAAAGAGCGGGCTTCACATTGTTGCCGCTGCGCTGTTTTCGGCTTGTGCGATCATGACAAAGGGAATTTTCGTGTTGCTTACTATTGGTGGCGGCTGGGTGCTTTTTTGGATCTTTACTTCCCAATGGCAGCAGTTTATCAATTACCGCTGGTGGGTAATGCTCTTCCTTTGCCTCCTGTTTATCACCCCGGAATTATATAGCCTCTATGCGCAGTTTGACCTCCATCCTGAAAAAGTCGTCTTTGGCAAAACCGGCGTTTCCGGTTTGAAATTTTTTTTCTGGGACAGTCAGTTCGGGCGCTTCTTCAATACAGGACCCATTAAGGGGAGCGGAAATGTTACGTTCTTTATGCACACTACATTATGGGCCTTTCTTCCGTGGTCAGTCGGTTTGGTGGGCGGCATCGTTTATCTGATTCGTTTTGATACAAACCGGGCGGCCGTGCGATGGACGATTTACGGCAGCACATTGCTGACATTCATCTTGTTCTCACTGTCGCGCTTTCAGCTCCCGCATTACATTTTGATCCTGTTTCCCTATTTTTCGATCATTACCGGATATTTTTTATATCAAAAATCGAAGCATGTTCAATTGCATATTTTGGCCAAATTCCAGCAGGCTTTGGTTTTTATCGCCGCTATTGCAGTAATCGCTTTGCTGTATTTTACCGGGCTGAAAAACGAATGGCTGGCAACCGGAGTAACCTGTCTGATCGTGGCGATCGTGAACATTATTCCCTTTCAGAATTCGTTACAGCGAATTTTATACAACGGTTATGCTATGGCAGCGATCATTTACATTTTCCTGTTTCTGTTTTTTTACCCGTTCCTGCTGCAATTTCAATCCGGCAGAAGTGCAGCCAGAACAATTTGGGAAAATGAGCCCACGCCTCCTGTTGCCATTTACAAATCACTATCCCATTCCCTCGAATTTTACGCGCCAGGTGAAGTAATGATCTTACCTTCCAGCGAAAAGCTGAGCGCATTTTTAACACGAACCCCTTGCTACATCTACACCTCCCCGGAACTTGCCGACAGCCTTCTCAAATCTGGCCTGAAAGCAGATGTGCTCGCCACGCCAGCCTATTTTCGGATCACAAAATTGAAATCTGGATTTTTAAATAAGGACACCAGAAATAGAATGCTGGAAAAGATGAGCTTGCTATACGTCAGGTGA